ggaccctcagcATGCCTTACGGTGTGCCAACGAAAgaaggaacgccgagaggtcttctcagtcaaggtggccactctctgatacctcgactggtctcgggcagtgatcacctttgatcgagatgaccaccccgaccatttCCCAAATCCCGGGtagtacccactcgttgtcgacccgatcGTGGGCAACACctagctcaccaaggtgttgatggacggaggcagcggcctcaacatcctctacgccagcaccctggagctcctagagatTGACTAGTCGAGGCTCCGGGGTGACAccatgcctttccatggcatcgtgtcgaggaagcgcacgtgaccccttgggcgcattgaccttcccgtttgctttggcaccccctccaactaccgcaaggaggtccttacctttgaggtggttggattcagaggaacctaccacaccatcctggggtgaccatgctatgccaagttcatggcagtccccaactacacctaccttaatCTCAAGATGTCAggtcccaacggcatcatcacaattgagtccatgtacgaacatgcatactactgcgacgtcgagtgcatcgagtacgtcgaggctctcgtggaggccgagaccctcactGCCAACCTCGACTGGCttagtggcgaggcgcctgactccaagtgtCGCGCCGGGACGTTCGAGCccatggaggccatcaagctcgtcccagttgaccccgcctaccccgacgaccgggcgttgAGGATTAGC
This sequence is a window from Miscanthus floridulus cultivar M001 unplaced genomic scaffold, ASM1932011v1 os_1020_2, whole genome shotgun sequence. Protein-coding genes within it:
- the LOC136533625 gene encoding uncharacterized protein — protein: MAVPNYTYLNLKMSGPNGIITIESMYEHAYYCDVECIEYVEALVEAETLTANLDWLSGEAPDSKCRAGTFEPMEAIKLVPVDPAYPDDRALRISATLDIK